In a genomic window of Sinorhizobium meliloti:
- a CDS encoding BMP family protein, protein MMITRRGCLASAVAMAALIAAGPAFAGGASFKMGLLVPGSISEEGWNRIGFNALKGVEKELGAEVSYVELQQNPASFEKAFRDFASQGYNVILGHGFEFQDAALEVAPEYPDTVFLISSSYISEGNVIGLNTDTSQPFYLMGVIAAKTGKKAGLVGGMEIPPIKEAFEGFTNGVRSVAPDFPVSEVYIGNFTDATATKEASLSLISQGADFVLPNASGATVGGFQAAAESGADVKTFSIFSDYTSVAPKNILGLYVADYARGVIRIVGDIKNGKKPTTNVEFGLKDADVMRFTYNDQAANPVTEDVRKYVDEVKGKIAAGEIKTRQR, encoded by the coding sequence ATGATGATTACGAGAAGAGGCTGTTTGGCGTCGGCGGTCGCAATGGCCGCGCTCATTGCCGCCGGGCCGGCTTTCGCCGGGGGCGCATCGTTCAAGATGGGACTGCTGGTTCCCGGCAGCATTTCGGAAGAAGGATGGAACAGGATAGGCTTCAACGCGCTCAAGGGCGTGGAGAAGGAACTTGGTGCCGAGGTCAGCTATGTCGAGCTGCAGCAGAACCCTGCATCCTTCGAGAAAGCCTTCCGCGACTTCGCCAGCCAGGGCTACAACGTCATTCTCGGGCACGGCTTCGAGTTTCAGGATGCCGCTCTCGAGGTCGCGCCGGAATATCCCGATACGGTCTTTCTCATTTCCTCGAGCTACATATCCGAGGGAAATGTCATCGGCCTCAACACGGATACGAGCCAACCTTTCTACCTGATGGGCGTGATCGCGGCCAAGACGGGGAAGAAGGCGGGTCTCGTCGGAGGGATGGAGATCCCGCCGATAAAGGAGGCCTTCGAGGGTTTCACCAACGGCGTGCGAAGCGTCGCGCCGGACTTCCCCGTCAGTGAAGTCTATATCGGCAACTTCACCGACGCGACCGCGACCAAGGAGGCAAGCCTCAGCCTGATTTCGCAAGGGGCCGACTTCGTGCTGCCGAATGCTTCAGGGGCGACGGTGGGGGGATTCCAGGCAGCCGCGGAATCCGGTGCCGACGTCAAGACGTTCAGCATCTTCAGCGACTACACCTCGGTCGCTCCCAAGAACATTCTCGGGCTTTACGTCGCCGACTATGCCCGGGGCGTCATCCGCATCGTCGGGGACATCAAGAACGGCAAAAAGCCGACGACCAATGTCGAGTTCGGCCTGAAAGATGCCGACGTCATGAGGTTCACCTACAATGATCAGGCTGCAAATCCGGTGACGGAGGACGTGCGCAAATACGTCGATGAGGTGAAGGGCAAGATCGCAGCCGGTGAAATCAAGACCCGGCAGAGATAA
- a CDS encoding amidohydrolase family protein → MHTVLGTRHGGARRALLLRGCRIAGEAAAGAERDILIGEDGRIASIGHRLEAGPDVIGVDLRGALVSPGFVDVHQHLDKTGVLKFTPNPSGTLQGAREAFARYARQAPEEDVTRRAARTMERCLARGTTAIRSHINVDKDAGFNGINALARLRSEWADRLTLQLVAFMTPHPNQDIEWLEKNIDAAVEQADAVGGTPAVAEDPMRYLDILFAAAERHGRPIDLHLDEHLNPERPLFDAVFERVRRFGLQGRTLLGHASVLSALPRKEFERIRDQMVDLDIAVVTLPAANLYLQGRSHDMLPPRGLTRVAELIRSGVAIATASDNIQDPFVPTGSGDMLEIARWTLLAGHLRGDELATAYDMITAIPARMMNLGTDYGIREGAWADLVVTDCEDVNALVSGGPDCMQVLVKGRPVAAPASPAMEAIRALEDVP, encoded by the coding sequence ATGCATACGGTTCTCGGAACCCGTCATGGCGGTGCCCGCCGTGCACTTCTCCTGCGTGGCTGCCGCATCGCCGGTGAAGCCGCGGCAGGCGCTGAACGCGACATTCTCATAGGGGAAGACGGGCGCATCGCCAGCATCGGCCATCGCCTGGAAGCAGGCCCGGATGTGATCGGCGTCGATCTCCGCGGCGCGCTCGTCTCGCCGGGCTTCGTCGACGTCCACCAGCATCTGGACAAGACTGGCGTCCTCAAATTCACGCCCAATCCCTCGGGAACCTTGCAGGGAGCGCGGGAGGCATTCGCCAGATATGCCCGCCAGGCGCCGGAAGAAGACGTGACGCGACGTGCGGCACGAACCATGGAACGCTGCCTTGCCCGCGGCACCACGGCGATCCGCAGCCACATCAATGTCGACAAGGATGCCGGCTTCAACGGCATCAATGCCTTGGCACGGCTGAGATCGGAATGGGCGGACCGGCTGACGCTGCAACTCGTCGCGTTCATGACGCCGCATCCCAACCAGGATATCGAATGGCTGGAGAAGAACATCGATGCCGCAGTCGAACAGGCCGACGCGGTCGGGGGCACCCCGGCGGTCGCCGAGGACCCGATGCGGTATCTCGACATCCTCTTCGCCGCGGCCGAGCGGCATGGCCGGCCCATCGATCTGCACCTTGACGAACACCTGAACCCCGAACGGCCGCTTTTCGACGCCGTGTTCGAGCGGGTCCGGAGATTTGGCCTGCAGGGTCGCACTCTCCTCGGGCACGCATCCGTCCTGAGCGCGCTGCCGAGGAAGGAATTCGAGCGCATACGCGACCAGATGGTCGATCTCGACATCGCCGTCGTGACACTGCCTGCGGCCAATCTCTACCTGCAGGGCCGCAGCCACGACATGTTGCCGCCCCGCGGTCTGACGCGCGTCGCCGAACTGATCCGTTCGGGGGTCGCCATCGCGACCGCATCCGACAATATCCAGGATCCGTTCGTGCCGACCGGCTCGGGCGACATGCTCGAGATCGCGCGCTGGACGCTGCTTGCCGGGCACCTGCGGGGCGACGAGCTTGCCACCGCCTATGACATGATCACCGCAATACCGGCACGCATGATGAATCTCGGCACCGATTACGGCATCCGCGAGGGCGCCTGGGCGGACCTCGTCGTCACCGATTGCGAGGATGTCAACGCGCTCGTCAGCGGGGGTCCCGACTGCATGCAGGTCCTCGTGAAAGGCCGGCCGGTTGCAGCACCCGCATCGCCTGCCATGGAGGCCATACGCGCATTGGAAGATGTCCCCTGA
- a CDS encoding ABC transporter permease, protein MEDVASLSFLAATIAASWRLAAPLMFASIGEVFSERAGVLNIGLEGVMLAGAFAGFAAAFTSGSILLGVAAAIAAGVLVGLLFAFFTITIKADQIVVGAAINLLGLGLTAFLFRAYFSSAGKGIEIAKPINLPWLSDLPFFGEAFFRQNAFVYSTLPVAALAVFVLYRTSFGLTLRAVGEHPRAVDVSGRSVALYRYGAVLICSALAALGGAFLTLAHSNQFVEGISSGRGFIALAVVVFARWSPIGAFIVSLLFGVFYALQLQLQAQPVLFLPYQLFQALPYVMTIAALIFVRNRVDTPSMLGVAYKKS, encoded by the coding sequence ATGGAAGATGTAGCAAGCCTGAGCTTTCTCGCCGCGACCATCGCAGCCTCGTGGCGGCTGGCAGCGCCGCTGATGTTCGCATCAATCGGCGAAGTGTTTTCCGAGCGCGCCGGCGTCCTCAATATCGGCCTCGAAGGCGTGATGCTGGCGGGTGCCTTTGCCGGTTTCGCCGCCGCCTTCACCAGCGGAAGCATCCTGCTCGGAGTCGCCGCGGCGATCGCGGCAGGTGTTCTCGTCGGCCTGTTGTTTGCGTTCTTCACCATCACGATCAAGGCGGACCAGATCGTGGTGGGCGCTGCCATCAACCTGCTCGGTCTCGGCCTGACGGCTTTTCTGTTCCGCGCCTATTTTTCCTCGGCCGGCAAGGGCATCGAGATCGCCAAGCCAATCAATCTGCCGTGGCTGAGCGATCTGCCGTTCTTCGGCGAAGCCTTCTTCCGGCAGAACGCCTTTGTCTACAGCACGCTTCCGGTGGCCGCGCTTGCCGTGTTCGTGCTCTACAGGACGTCGTTCGGCCTGACGCTTCGCGCTGTCGGCGAGCATCCCAGGGCTGTCGACGTTTCGGGCCGCAGCGTAGCGCTCTATCGCTATGGCGCGGTGCTCATCTGCTCGGCGCTCGCGGCGCTCGGCGGCGCCTTTCTGACGCTCGCCCACTCCAACCAGTTCGTCGAAGGCATTTCCTCGGGCCGCGGCTTCATCGCCCTTGCGGTGGTGGTCTTTGCGAGATGGTCGCCGATCGGCGCCTTCATCGTCTCGCTGCTCTTCGGGGTGTTCTATGCGTTGCAGCTGCAATTGCAGGCGCAGCCGGTGCTCTTCCTCCCCTATCAGCTCTTCCAGGCGCTGCCCTACGTCATGACGATCGCGGCGCTGATATTCGTCCGAAACCGGGTCGACACACCGAGCATGCTCGGCGTCGCCTACAAGAAAAGCTGA
- a CDS encoding ABC transporter permease — protein sequence MANSESGQPLAVVPQAYGALWRGLLGPLRTIIQPVAAVVVALACGAALLAFNGYEARAVIDVMVLGVFQDTRSIAEILLKATPLILIGVGLCVAFRCSIWNIGAEGQFYAGAIAATAVGVSFDGLSAWVYVPLVMLAGALAGAAWAAIAGLLKVYFRASEIVTTIMLNYIAIIMTSYLVTGPLRDAAAAYPQSARLVQEAWMPRILPKTRLHIGILVALALAVVMYVFLFRSTRGYALRVVGISPDAARYAGISVPRNIMLSICLSGSMAGLAGAFEIAGVTRRLFQSISPGYGFEGIAVALLANNNPIGAVFSGLLFAILRSGSELMQITAQVPQVLVLVIQGIVILSVVGFAVLRIPSMRPSE from the coding sequence ATGGCAAACAGTGAAAGCGGACAGCCGCTGGCGGTTGTCCCCCAGGCCTATGGCGCCCTCTGGCGAGGCCTGCTCGGTCCTTTACGCACGATCATCCAGCCGGTCGCCGCTGTCGTTGTGGCTCTCGCATGCGGGGCGGCGCTTCTTGCCTTCAACGGCTACGAAGCACGCGCCGTGATCGACGTGATGGTACTTGGCGTCTTCCAGGACACCCGCTCGATCGCCGAAATTCTCCTGAAGGCGACGCCGTTGATCCTGATCGGCGTCGGCCTTTGCGTCGCCTTCCGCTGCAGCATCTGGAACATTGGCGCCGAGGGGCAATTCTATGCCGGCGCCATCGCCGCAACCGCCGTGGGCGTTTCCTTCGACGGATTGAGCGCATGGGTCTATGTGCCGCTCGTCATGCTTGCAGGCGCTCTTGCCGGTGCGGCATGGGCGGCGATCGCCGGACTTCTGAAGGTCTATTTCCGGGCGAGCGAGATCGTGACGACGATCATGCTGAATTACATCGCCATCATCATGACGAGCTATCTCGTGACCGGCCCGTTGCGGGATGCGGCTGCGGCCTATCCGCAATCCGCCCGGCTGGTCCAGGAGGCGTGGATGCCGCGCATCCTGCCGAAGACCCGCCTCCACATCGGCATCCTCGTCGCCCTGGCGCTTGCCGTCGTGATGTATGTTTTCCTGTTTCGCAGCACCCGGGGCTATGCGCTGAGGGTGGTCGGCATCAGCCCGGACGCCGCGCGCTATGCCGGGATCAGCGTTCCCAGGAACATCATGCTGTCGATCTGCCTGAGCGGCAGCATGGCCGGGCTCGCAGGTGCCTTCGAGATCGCCGGCGTCACCCGGCGGCTCTTTCAGTCGATCTCTCCGGGCTACGGCTTCGAAGGGATCGCCGTCGCTCTTCTCGCAAACAACAATCCGATCGGAGCGGTCTTCTCGGGCCTCTTGTTTGCAATCCTGCGAAGCGGCTCCGAGCTCATGCAGATCACGGCGCAGGTGCCTCAGGTTCTCGTGCTCGTGATTCAGGGCATCGTCATTCTCTCGGTCGTGGGATTTGCCGTGTTGCGGATCCCGTCGATGCGCCCTTCCGAATAG